The Tessaracoccus aquimaris sequence TCTACGACCTCGCCGCTCTGGCCGAGCGCATCTGGCAGCTGCACGCTGAGACCGAGGGCACGTTCCGCGTCACCGTCGGAGGGGAGGTGGCATGAGGCGGGGCCGCACCGTCAGGATCCCCGCCGCTCTGGCCGCCCTCGCGGTCTGCGCAGGCATGGCAGCGTGTTCCTCCGAGGAGCAGGCCGCGTACCCGTCGAGCCCGCCGCCCACGAGCGCCGCGCCGTCTCCAACGGCAACGCCGACGCGTGAGCCGACTGAGGCCCCGGAGCCGGAGGAGCCGGTCGCGGGCACGGCGATCAGCATCGTTGTGGACGGGCAGAGGATCGAGGCCACCTTCGGGGACAATCCGGCCGCGCAGTCGCTCGTCGACCAGCTACCCGTGACGCTGGAGTTCTCCCCGTACGGCGGCCAGGAGGTCACCGCAACCCCGCCGCAGCCGATCACGATGGAGGGCATGCCCGAGGGCGACGCCCCCGTCGCAGGCGACATCGGCTACTACGCGCCCGACGGCGTGGTCACCTTCCACTTCACCGACATCGGCTACTGGACCGGCAGCGCTCGACTCGGGCAGATCCACGGCGACTTCTCCATCCTTCAGAACCGTTCCGGCCCCTTCTCCGTGACCATCGAGCTTGCCGACTGAGGCATGGGCAAACGGGGCACGGATGATGCATAAGCGAGGAGACCACCGCAGGACGGCGCTGCTGGACAGACAGCGGGCCCCATGATCGTGACCGACATCCGCATCCGGATCGGCGGCGGCGAGACCCTTCAGGCACGTCTGTGGGACAACCCGGCCGCCCGGGACCTCATCGACCAGCTCCCGCTCACCCTGGACTTCTCCGACTACGGCCGCCAGGAAGTCCTCGCTGAGCCGCCCGGGCCGCTGACGATGCAGGGCATGCCCGCCGGCGAGAGTGCTCCGGCCGGCACCATCGGCTGGTACGCGCCGGGCCGGTCCGTCGTGCTCTACTACGCGAACGTGGGCCGCTTCACCGGGATCGTGCGCATCGGCGCGATGGACGGCGACCTCTCCGGCTTGCAGGGCTGGGACAGCGTTCGCCCTGTCACGATCGAGCTCGCCGGCTGATGGCACGGGTTCTGGTAACCGGAGCCGGGTCCGGCCTCGGCCTGCTCACCGCGCAGAGCCTCGTCGAGCAGGGCCACGAGGTCGTCCTGCACGCCCGCGCAACCTCGCGGGTCGAAGATCATCGGCTCATCGACCAGGTGCGGGACGGGTCTTCGGCTACCTCGCCGACCTCGAGGCCGTGCGCCGGATTGCTGGCGAGGTCAACGATCTCGCGCCGTTCGACGTGGTGATCCACAACGCCGGCGTCATCGAAGGCCCGGCCCTCATCGCCGTGAACGTCGTCGCGCCCTACGTGCTCAGCGCTGATGGGGTTGGGGCGTCATCGGCGCTGGATTTCGTATCTACCTCAACGAGGGAGGGGAACTTGAGGTCGATACCGCGGCACCGTTGCGGCGCTCATCGAGGATGCGACGAAGCAGGAGGCCCTCGACTGGGCCGATCAGCACACCACCACCAAGACA is a genomic window containing:
- a CDS encoding cyclophilin-like fold protein, yielding MIVTDIRIRIGGGETLQARLWDNPAARDLIDQLPLTLDFSDYGRQEVLAEPPGPLTMQGMPAGESAPAGTIGWYAPGRSVVLYYANVGRFTGIVRIGAMDGDLSGLQGWDSVRPVTIELAG
- a CDS encoding cyclophilin-like fold protein; this encodes MRRGRTVRIPAALAALAVCAGMAACSSEEQAAYPSSPPPTSAAPSPTATPTREPTEAPEPEEPVAGTAISIVVDGQRIEATFGDNPAAQSLVDQLPVTLEFSPYGGQEVTATPPQPITMEGMPEGDAPVAGDIGYYAPDGVVTFHFTDIGYWTGSARLGQIHGDFSILQNRSGPFSVTIELAD
- a CDS encoding SDR family NAD(P)-dependent oxidoreductase encodes the protein MARVLVTGAGSGLGLLTAQSLVEQGHEVVLHARATSRVEDHRLIDQVRDGSSATSPTSRPCAGLLARSTISRRSTW